From the Halodesulfovibrio sp. MK-HDV genome, the window TTAATACTCACAACGGGTCGCGTATTGTACCAATATCATACAGGAACTATGACTCGAAAAGCCGAAGGGCTTGCAGCAAAAGTTCCTACAGCGTATATAGAAATGAGTAGCAATGATGCTGCAAAATATGGAGTAACTGATGGGAAGTTTGTAAAAGTATCTTCCCGTCGTGGTTTCATTGAGGTGGAAGTTCAGCTTTCAGAAAAAGCCGTAGATGGAACAGTTTTTATTCCATTCCATTT encodes:
- a CDS encoding molybdopterin dinucleotide binding domain-containing protein — encoded protein: LILTTGRVLYQYHTGTMTRKAEGLAAKVPTAYIEMSSNDAAKYGVTDGKFVKVSSRRGFIEVEVQLSEKAVDGTVFIPFHFAEAAANVLTNSAECPESGIAEVKVCAVTIEPVGD